The genomic segment aattataCCACCATGTTAAGTGGTGAGCACTCCTCATCCTTGCACGTGAGGAATACTGAAACAGCTTGTAGGTCAATGAGGGGGCTCGTGTGGCTATTACAGCCCCCTGACAGCAAGCCAATAATGCTAATTGCGTGGAGAAAAATGCAAACGGCATGGCTTATGCATGTGAATTTCAAATGCAAAATTCTCCCCCTCTTATGCAGTTGCCATTTATACATTGTGGATGCACACAAACCCCCGTGTTGGTGATTACCTTCACAATGTAAATATACGTCAGCCTACCGCTGACGTATGAACCGGTCCATGGcagaaaaaagtttggggaACAACCATCCAACTTAATACACTTATGCAATTTAAACGAACGGTCAATAGTTcttgtgaaacaaaaacaaaaggctaTTTGTGTGTTTCTATTTGGATTTTTGGGACTTCacatattattaatacaaacaAGATAACACTCGCAAATAACGAATAATATAAAGTACTTCTGCAGCGTTGTGTTGATCTCCCTGCATATGCACGTCTGTATTAtagtgaaactttttttttatgtcaactcCAGTTTGACAAATTGTCTTAAAAATCTCATAAGAAAAAGTTAAGCTAAGTAAATaccatttaatcatttttagaGCAATGAAGCAAAACTGGATCATTTCCCACAGAGGACCTTGATGACCACTCAGGAATCAATGCTCAagccgtgtgtgtgcgcgtgtgtgcgcacacgcgcgcgtgtgtgtgtcataTAGCCTACATTATCGGGGTGCATGACTGAAAGTGACACTCGTCTCTTTCACTCTCAAGTGAGAGAGCGTTGAGTTGCACGGACACAGGAGTCCAGGACTCCCACCCACCCACAATGGTGGTCAACATACGCGTCCCCAGCAACTTCAGCACCGTGGACAGCGGACTCCCCCCGGGTGCCACGGACGGGAGCGCGCGCGCACCCGGCGGGACGGACGCTTCCGGCGGCTTGAGTCGCGGCGGCCACACGGCGGTGGCGGTTTGCCTCGGCGTCATCCTGGTGGCGGGGATCGTCAACAACTCACTAACGCTTCTGGTGTTCGCCCGGTTCCGGTGCTTGTGGACGCCCATCAACGTGATTCTGCTCAACATCAGCCTGAGCGACGTCCTGGTGTGCGTGTTCGGAACCCCGCTGAGCTTCGCTGCCAGCCTGCAAGGACGCTGGCTCATCGGGGAGTTCGGGTGCAGGTGGTACGGCTTTGCAAACTCCTTCTTCGGTGAGTTTCCCGTTTAGTACGCGCAACTTTTACCGGGGCCACTTTGGGGAATTCGGATCAAGTTCGGACGCGAGTAAACAATGAAATGCGAGCATGACGTATCCACCGGGTGATTATTGCCTTTTCCCCCATTTATAGCTTTGTTTCATTCATCTATCCACTTCCCCTCTAAAGATTGTTTAACTATTTGTTAAACTTACGTATCGCTTCAAATTagtggttcatttttttttttatgtaaaaacaatCATGCACTTCCACAAATCACATATAAGTCCTATTTTGATTTCTCTTAGTAAGCCAATTAAGTCAAACTGAagcctaactaactaactaactaactaactaactaactaaccagtaagctagctagcaatctTGCACATCCACAAATCATGTGGAGCAAGAAGTAGTGTTTTCTCGAAATTAGCCAGTTAGTTAAATAGGCTGGTAActataactaactaactaactagtcAATGTTGGGTAGCTAGTGAAGTTGCGCTTCAAATCACAGTATGACACGTAGCGACAAGTAATGTTTTGATTAGTTATCCAATTAGTTAGCTAAATTACGATTTAACTAGTGAGCTACCTACCAAACAAATCACACTTAGGATTAGTGTTTTCATTGGTGGAAGTgcaaaagctagctagctaactgactGAACGACAGCCTAACTATTTTGTTCGTTACCCCATCATTTAACAAAGGCATGTTTCTGTAAGCTAGTGAGTGGCCAGTGCTAGCTAATTCATGGTTAGCACGACAGACCTGCCACCCTTTCCCCAACATAAAGTGTAACAATCAAATTTCACAGACGCTGTTGTCGCCAACCGAGCCAATTTAGATGCCATTGCTacccaaaacagcagcagcagctcccaACGCATGTGATCAGTCTCTCCTTCTTTTCCAGGGATTGTGTCCCTGGTGTCCTTGTCCGTCCTGTCATACGAGCGCTACACCACGGTGCTGCGTTCCTCCCAAGTGGACATGTCGGACTTCCGGAAGGCCTGGTTGTGCATCGGGGGCTGTTGGCTCTACGCCTTCTTCTGGACAGTGCCTCCGCTGCTGGGTTGGAGCAGCTACGGGCCCGAGGGTCCCGGGACCACGTGTTCGGTCCAGTGGCACCTGCAGTCGCCCGGCAGCATCTCTTACGTGCTGTGCCTCTTCATTTTCTGTCTGCTGCTGCCGCTTCTTCTCATGGTCTACTCTTACGGGCGCATCCTGGTCACCATCAGACGGGTGAGATCAGACACGCTCATTCAAAAGTACTACTggttactgtacttgagtaaatTTAGCAGGTATGTGTACTTTGCTTGAGTATTTTTCTGATGCCTTTTTTTGTGACACGTTATAAAAATGGGTATAactgggagaagaaaaaaatatagcaatTTTCTTTTGTACTAAAGTATATTTCAGTCTGTACTTCTTTAATTAAGAACAGGGGTTTTGTACGcaattatttgtatatatacttatttaataaatacttatATTGCACATATATATGGCTATTTGATATTAACAGAATATAACTTTAAAGAAATATTtggcgtatttattttaatctgtaGACTTGTAGAGTACTTTTCTAGCTCTGTCTCACACTTATCTGCCAGCGCTCTGTTGACAATCTTCAAATCCAACCACGTAACCGTCAGGAAGGAGGGCAATTTCTTCCCTAGGGGGTCTTCCTGCATTTACAAGGTCAACGACCCCCTGTGGTTTGACGGTGACTCATGCGTGACTCCATGCGTCTTTCATAAATCCGGCAGTCACACAAATAAATCCTAATGAAGACTTGCCAATCGGCGCCTCATGCCCCCCCCCAGCTCACAAGCGCCATCAGTGAATCACTCTTGAGGTATTTTTAAGTCGGTTACTATTGGATACCTGCCCTTATGTAAGCGCCTCTATTTTCTAATAGCGTGCTCACCCGGGAAGTCATGAAAGAAGGTGGCGGGGGTCTTGGCAGACTTGATTACTGTACAGCCGGTGGGCTCAGTTTCCTTCGCAGCGAGAGTCCTCAGATCTCAGCCTCGGGCTTTTCTTAGGAACACGGCAATCAGACTGTAGACTTTGCGCTAGGCTCCTTCCTCATGACGGCTTGTTTACTTTTCTTTCGGGCCGGCCACTGAACTGGACACCTCATTAGGTTCACCTGagattaaaagggaagtcaagttaAACCTTTTCTTTACAATACATTCTTTGCGCCCACACTCAAATATgacaatctgattaatattgcacttGTGGAAGGTGAACTGAGCagaaaaagagaattgtttttatcaatatcataaGGTTTATAAATCATATCTCTATCATGAATGTGAGGTTTACTCAGCTGTTCAACGAATATGATCACACTTGATTGAAATGAGCCAAAGTTGGAAATGAATAAGGTGAAGGCGTAATGTGGTACTTGactctaccactagatggcacaaaaaGCCACTTGTTGACAAAACAATTGTCACACATGGTAAAAGTGGGAGGAAAAATTGTTTTACAGAAAAATTGCTATGTAATTGAATGCACTGTaatttaaaacaagcattgctctgtcttaaaaaaaaaaagtattttaatccACTCAAATAATGTAATTGAATTATGTAATTGAATGTAATTGAATGCACTGTAatttaaaataagacattgctctatcttaaaaaaaaagtattttaatccACTCAAATAATAAACATGAAGGTGACGGTGTAATGTTGTACTTGACTCttcgaccactagatggcacaaaaaGCCACTTGTTGACAAAACAATTGTCACACATGGTTAAAGTGGAGGAAAAATTGTTTTACAGAAAAATTGCTATGTAATTGAATGCACTGTAatttaaaataagacattgctctgtcttaaaaaaaaaagtattttaatccACTCAAATAATGTAATTGAATTATGTAATTGAATGTAATTGAATGCACTGTAatttaaaataagacattgctctatcttaaaaaaaagtattttaatccACTCAAATAATGTAATTGAATTATGTAATTGAATGTAATTGAATGCACTGCAATTTAAAACAAGACATTGctctgtctaaaaaaaaaaaagtattttaatccACTCAAATAATGAACATGAAGGTGACGGTGTAATGTTGTACTTGACTCttcgaccactagatggcacaaaaaGCCACTTGTTGACAAAACAATTGTCACACATGGTTAAAGTGGAGGAAAAATTGTTTTACAGAAAAATTGCTATGTAATTGAATGCACTGTAatttaaaataagacattgctctatcttaaaaaaaaaagtattttaatccACTCAAATAATGTAATTGAATTATGTAATTGAATGTAATTGAATGCACTGCAATTTAAAACAAGACATTGctctgtcttaaaaaaaaaagtattttaatccACTCAAATAATAAACATGAAGGTGACGGTGTAATATTGTACTTGACTCttcgaccactagatggcacaaaaaGCCActtattgacaaaataattgtCACACATGGTCAAGGTGGAGGAAAAATTGGTTTTACGGTAAAAAAATGCTATGTAAATGAATGCACTGTAATTTGAAGTAAAACATGctttatcttaaaaaataaagtattttaatgCATTCAAATCATTAATAAACATAAATTTAGGGCTTTAATGGCTTTTTATAGGAAAAAAGGGAATACGTAACCAAATATTTGcctattataatatatatatgtatccttatttattataaatgaatttatttaagaTAGTCCTTTTAGTTACAAATATGGTAATTGAAAACAAATCagactcttatctcaaggcaccactgacATGATGTTGAAAAAATGCAACTTCTCATACTACTAgataaagtgcaatttctgcagaaattgcgtgggaatgctgaaaagctaaaagctattagctgaatgcatgtgcttatgaagtcaattgaaagataatttatgtgaaaattacacatttttaattgtagttaaatgacaaatgaataaaaagagaacTTGAACTAAAAATCTGTCTAAGGcgggatttaatcatttcagagaaatgatcatccatttcctgatatgatagtcagttggtatcgaacca from the Vanacampus margaritifer isolate UIUO_Vmar chromosome 10, RoL_Vmar_1.0, whole genome shotgun sequence genome contains:
- the tmtops3a gene encoding teleost multiple tissue opsin 3a — its product is MVVNIRVPSNFSTVDSGLPPGATDGSARAPGGTDASGGLSRGGHTAVAVCLGVILVAGIVNNSLTLLVFARFRCLWTPINVILLNISLSDVLVCVFGTPLSFAASLQGRWLIGEFGCRWYGFANSFFGIVSLVSLSVLSYERYTTVLRSSQVDMSDFRKAWLCIGGCWLYAFFWTVPPLLGWSSYGPEGPGTTCSVQWHLQSPGSISYVLCLFIFCLLLPLLLMVYSYGRILVTIRRMGKTNPLTAPRREHRILRMVLTLVSCYLLCWMPYGVVALVTTFGGSRLVTPSTSVVPSVLAKFSTVINPVIYVFFNNQFSQCLMTFVKCKARPLSVREVRRRSLGSITDHGLGDSRRALVVRYTPQRPVNLRTDGR